In one window of Methanosarcina vacuolata Z-761 DNA:
- a CDS encoding MFS transporter → MNLKKLTLYSSVFALQGLSNAVIPILPELAGGDSGSVAVSSLIFSGYFMGAFLSLVPLGILADRIGNLKVIRFGMLLTALSGFVITFSDIPLILGIFRFLEGVGCGAFFPAAFSILAEWEDSQQSLGEFNFLLNAGLAAGVFFSGVLAGFGIKTAIASFTFLSGLSCILLLSKAGDLLSPNGYGKEFTRSESKSPVKSQQDTSLLPELKSYLVKSRKTMFQTELGKIWGISVLLYGTTGLLNANYADYSASFLTKPELGLAISVSYLAAMLSSLIAGRADFNYKNIVRTGIILAAAGIFLSVKLPLLAFFLIGAGGGAAVVGLITAVSRINSSGFAMGLFNTGIYAGLGLGPVLGSFFLGTLGYETLFLGSAITLLSVFFVKLE, encoded by the coding sequence ATGAACCTCAAAAAACTAACGCTTTATTCTTCAGTTTTTGCGCTCCAGGGACTATCAAACGCAGTAATCCCTATTCTTCCGGAACTTGCTGGAGGAGATAGCGGAAGTGTTGCGGTTTCAAGCCTTATCTTTTCCGGATACTTTATGGGGGCTTTTCTTTCTCTTGTGCCCCTCGGAATTCTGGCAGACAGGATCGGGAACCTGAAGGTAATCAGATTTGGAATGCTCCTTACCGCTTTATCAGGTTTTGTTATTACATTTTCGGACATTCCATTGATTCTTGGGATTTTCAGGTTCCTGGAAGGAGTAGGGTGCGGGGCTTTTTTTCCTGCAGCTTTTTCCATACTTGCAGAATGGGAAGACAGCCAGCAAAGCCTTGGGGAGTTTAACTTCCTGTTAAATGCTGGGCTAGCTGCAGGTGTTTTCTTCTCAGGAGTGCTTGCCGGATTTGGAATTAAAACCGCAATAGCTAGCTTCACTTTTCTTTCAGGGCTTTCCTGCATCCTCCTTCTCTCAAAAGCCGGAGATTTGCTTTCTCCAAACGGATACGGAAAAGAATTTACGCGCTCAGAAAGCAAAAGTCCTGTAAAAAGTCAGCAGGATACCTCTTTGCTTCCCGAATTAAAAAGTTACCTGGTAAAGTCCAGGAAAACCATGTTTCAAACCGAGTTGGGAAAGATCTGGGGAATTTCGGTACTTCTTTATGGAACCACAGGTCTGTTAAATGCGAACTATGCGGATTACAGCGCTAGCTTTCTGACAAAACCCGAGCTCGGGCTGGCAATTTCAGTTTCTTATCTGGCTGCAATGCTCAGTTCCCTGATTGCAGGCAGGGCAGATTTTAATTATAAAAATATAGTCAGGACAGGAATAATCCTTGCAGCAGCAGGTATCTTTCTCTCGGTGAAACTGCCTTTACTGGCTTTCTTCCTGATTGGAGCAGGAGGAGGAGCCGCAGTCGTAGGGCTTATTACGGCAGTTTCCAGAATTAACTCAAGCGGCTTTGCAATGGGGCTTTTCAATACCGGCATTTATGCAGGGCTCGGGCTGGGCCCGGTCCTTGGGAGCTTCTTCCTTGGGACTTTAGGTTATGAGACCCTATTTCTCGGAAGTGCCATTACGCTGCTTTCAG
- a CDS encoding MFS transporter, giving the protein MNLHRLLIYGAAFAIMGLSNAVIPILPELASLSNNSSGGFALSLLFSAYFLGALGTMLPFGILADRFGNFKFIALGIILTVISGLTILLSENLWVLLIARFIEGSACGAFLPASFAILSKLNNPGRYLGELTFLFNAGLATGAFLSGLLADTYLKGAILIFTVLTFILTTCLFSRYRGLAGLESSEKAGSLKSSGLFIKPYRETKKLLSRSNFGLWLSSFLLNGAIGVLVAYYPDYSLGTITKAQLGISISSLYVCAMITSLFGGHFKVKEKTLIRIGLGFSALGALSAIKYPLLGFSSLGGGSGVATVGFALAVARMNADRGLAMGFFNTTIYAGLSLAPIIAGLFTGFVSFEKLFIANGCILAVGIMLKN; this is encoded by the coding sequence ATGAACCTTCACAGGCTTTTGATTTACGGAGCAGCTTTTGCCATAATGGGACTCTCGAATGCTGTTATCCCTATCCTTCCAGAGCTTGCGAGCCTGAGTAATAATTCCTCTGGAGGATTCGCCTTAAGCCTGCTATTTTCCGCCTACTTTCTCGGAGCCCTGGGAACAATGCTACCTTTTGGGATTCTTGCGGACAGGTTCGGCAATTTTAAATTCATAGCTTTAGGTATCATTCTAACGGTAATTTCAGGGTTGACAATTCTACTTTCCGAAAACCTCTGGGTTCTTTTAATTGCAAGGTTTATAGAAGGTTCTGCCTGTGGAGCTTTTTTACCGGCTTCCTTTGCCATATTATCCAAACTCAACAACCCGGGACGCTATCTAGGAGAGCTGACTTTTCTTTTCAATGCTGGCCTGGCGACAGGGGCATTTCTCTCGGGGTTGCTGGCAGACACTTACCTGAAAGGAGCAATCCTGATCTTTACAGTCCTTACTTTCATTTTGACAACGTGCCTGTTTTCCAGGTACAGAGGACTGGCTGGCCTTGAAAGCTCAGAGAAAGCAGGTTCATTGAAAAGCTCCGGCCTTTTCATAAAGCCTTACAGAGAAACTAAGAAACTCCTCAGCCGTAGCAATTTTGGGCTCTGGCTCAGTTCTTTTCTGCTTAACGGAGCCATCGGAGTGCTTGTAGCCTACTATCCTGACTACAGCCTGGGCACTATAACAAAAGCTCAACTTGGGATCTCGATTTCCAGCCTTTATGTCTGTGCAATGATTACCTCTCTGTTTGGGGGTCATTTCAAAGTAAAGGAAAAAACCTTAATACGAATTGGACTGGGCTTTTCAGCCCTTGGTGCTCTCTCTGCAATAAAATATCCCTTGCTGGGGTTTTCAAGCCTTGGAGGAGGGTCAGGAGTTGCAACTGTAGGTTTTGCCCTCGCTGTTGCCAGAATGAATGCTGACAGAGGTCTTGCAATGGGTTTTTTTAATACGACTATCTATGCAGGGCTTTCTCTTGCCCCAATAATTGCAGGACTTTTTACAGGTTTTGTGAGTTTTGAAAAGCTGTTTATAGCAAATGGGTGCATCCTTGCAGTTGGTATTATGTTGAAGAATTGA
- a CDS encoding thiamine pyrophosphate-dependent enzyme — MKEKKEAPEYTGFEALYLAALDSNVSFVIGVPGYPVTSLMELFLRKTAEKELLKASEEKTLDLEEAAAFKTMRYAPKIPDYSARWLTNEKVALETALGASVSGRRALVLVKHVGMNLLSDPLITSVTHTIGAGLVIIAGDDPGAKGSQNEQDSRWYGRIAEIAVFDPASPDMAYRALRRAYELSEETRTPVLLRVTAGLERTKGKINRLQKSSSPYPEFDRSIWKNRMVEKHRLFHSRTYPLLEAEAENTDLNEIRKRTAKNTGEGSGSGHRYLGIISSGFMSSVVEELLKKQNEFHAEVSHPEISHPEISHLSLGLVNPLPLEKIKAFLNSNQKILVVEESEPFIEEQIRITGKVYGKKTGHLPYGQVKIENLEFALEHIEEEILKPADTTSLEAKKKSRVGICNDCAYLPLYRYLSTLDVRVAGDMGCSVRSAPEPLAAVDVSFALGSAISVACGFEKKGIAVIGDFALAHSGILGLLSAAATGCNVLVLVLQNEVAAMTGGQAVPDLRKVVEAVTPDVSVFDIDASEEKAVDGASTEKVTDKAGNGTESGNEIEKTILNTKLSELILAKLALPGLSVIFIKGKCRKYCSGVLC, encoded by the coding sequence TTGAAAGAAAAAAAAGAAGCACCAGAATACACAGGGTTTGAAGCCCTTTACCTTGCAGCCCTTGACAGTAATGTCAGCTTCGTAATCGGTGTCCCCGGGTATCCTGTTACTTCCCTTATGGAACTTTTTTTAAGAAAAACCGCGGAAAAAGAACTTTTAAAAGCCTCGGAAGAAAAAACTCTGGATCTTGAGGAGGCAGCAGCTTTCAAGACAATGCGATATGCCCCTAAAATACCGGATTATAGTGCCAGATGGCTAACAAATGAGAAGGTTGCCCTTGAAACCGCTCTAGGAGCTTCAGTTTCTGGCAGAAGGGCGCTTGTGCTTGTAAAGCATGTGGGGATGAACCTGCTTTCAGACCCTCTTATAACCTCGGTCACCCACACCATAGGAGCCGGCCTTGTCATAATTGCAGGAGATGATCCAGGTGCAAAGGGTTCTCAGAATGAACAGGATTCTCGCTGGTATGGCCGGATAGCAGAGATAGCAGTATTTGACCCGGCTTCGCCGGATATGGCATACAGGGCATTGAGGCGGGCTTACGAGCTTTCGGAAGAGACGAGGACGCCTGTTCTTCTGAGGGTCACTGCAGGTCTGGAAAGAACTAAAGGAAAAATAAACCGCCTTCAGAAGTCTTCCTCTCCTTATCCTGAGTTTGACCGTTCAATCTGGAAAAATCGAATGGTAGAAAAACACAGGCTTTTTCACTCCAGAACCTACCCTCTGCTGGAAGCGGAAGCTGAAAACACTGACCTAAATGAAATAAGGAAAAGGACAGCAAAAAATACAGGAGAAGGATCAGGTTCTGGGCATAGATATCTGGGGATCATTTCCTCAGGTTTCATGTCATCGGTCGTGGAAGAATTACTGAAAAAGCAGAACGAGTTTCATGCTGAGGTTTCTCACCCTGAGATTTCTCATCCTGAGATTTCTCACCTGTCCCTCGGCCTTGTAAACCCTCTTCCCCTCGAAAAGATAAAGGCTTTTCTGAATAGCAATCAGAAGATACTCGTTGTAGAAGAGTCCGAGCCTTTTATAGAGGAACAGATCCGGATTACAGGCAAGGTTTATGGGAAAAAGACAGGACATCTTCCATACGGGCAGGTCAAAATTGAAAATCTTGAATTTGCCCTTGAGCATATCGAAGAAGAGATCTTAAAACCTGCCGATACTACTTCTCTCGAAGCGAAAAAGAAAAGCAGAGTTGGGATCTGCAATGACTGTGCGTACCTTCCCCTTTACCGCTATCTCAGCACGCTTGACGTGCGGGTTGCCGGCGATATGGGCTGTTCCGTCCGGAGTGCACCCGAACCCCTTGCGGCAGTTGATGTGAGTTTTGCTCTTGGCTCGGCAATCTCGGTTGCATGTGGCTTTGAGAAAAAAGGCATAGCCGTTATCGGAGATTTCGCTCTGGCGCATTCGGGTATTCTCGGGCTCCTGAGCGCCGCGGCTACAGGTTGCAATGTGCTTGTGCTTGTACTCCAGAATGAGGTTGCAGCCATGACCGGAGGGCAGGCCGTTCCCGATCTCAGGAAAGTGGTTGAAGCAGTAACTCCTGATGTTTCAGTCTTTGATATCGATGCCAGTGAAGAGAAAGCAGTGGATGGAGCTTCAACAGAAAAAGTGACTGATAAAGCTGGTAATGGGACAGAATCAGGGAACGAAATCGAAAAGACGATCTTGAATACCAAACTTTCGGAACTGATCCTGGCAAAACTTGCGCTTCCCGGGCTTTCTGTAATATTTATAAAAGGAAAGTGCAGGAAGTATTGTTCTGGAGTACTTTGTTAA
- the mmp11 gene encoding methanogenesis marker protein 11: protein MEEVILDDPYTVPYRGIYAICDAANEYAEIIEHSNCYSGACWSLYHYAKAPLVLKARSTGNMIRYFMKTGTSNLELKPSVAAAGIESVIVKGDEVEITYAGLGGGGVGATRCRAFADGILRYKISESGGEKCARGTIVIPRRDRVLIGIDDTDSKDVGATWTLTHNIAKKLDCHEAVYLSHSLVQLFPVPEKTQNCMSTVLEFGCVNEKAKSRLIDTFKKALEKYTASSQTGLVVLSDFYAKGLYKYSNRCRTERILKAEALQCARENGVEVLLDGNGVIGALASLPWFGRPDESIIPGTEIKPLAIEKLKNNV from the coding sequence ATTGAGGAAGTGATCCTGGATGACCCTTATACTGTGCCTTATAGAGGCATTTATGCTATCTGTGACGCAGCAAATGAGTATGCAGAGATAATTGAGCACTCCAATTGTTATAGTGGGGCCTGCTGGTCCCTTTACCATTATGCAAAAGCGCCCCTTGTCCTGAAAGCCCGTTCGACTGGAAATATGATCCGTTATTTCATGAAAACCGGAACTTCAAACCTGGAACTCAAACCTTCCGTCGCGGCTGCAGGTATCGAATCAGTGATCGTGAAAGGGGATGAGGTGGAGATCACCTATGCCGGGTTAGGAGGCGGAGGTGTTGGCGCAACCCGTTGCAGGGCATTTGCAGACGGAATTCTTCGTTATAAAATCTCCGAATCAGGAGGCGAAAAATGCGCAAGGGGGACAATTGTAATCCCGCGCAGGGACCGTGTCCTAATAGGCATAGACGACACGGACTCAAAAGACGTAGGAGCCACCTGGACCCTGACCCACAATATTGCAAAGAAACTGGACTGCCATGAAGCCGTTTATCTTTCTCATTCTCTTGTCCAGCTTTTCCCGGTTCCGGAAAAAACCCAGAACTGCATGTCTACAGTGCTCGAATTCGGCTGTGTGAATGAAAAAGCGAAATCAAGGCTGATAGATACCTTCAAAAAAGCGCTTGAGAAATACACAGCTTCATCCCAAACTGGACTGGTCGTCCTTTCGGATTTCTATGCAAAAGGATTATATAAATACAGCAACCGCTGTCGGACTGAAAGGATCCTGAAAGCTGAGGCTTTGCAGTGCGCCCGAGAAAACGGTGTGGAAGTTCTGCTTGACGGCAACGGAGTAATAGGTGCACTTGCCTCTCTCCCCTGGTTCGGAAGGCCTGATGAGTCCATAATTCCGGGTACTGAGATCAAGCCTCTTGCCATCGAGAAACTTAAAAACAACGTTTAA
- a CDS encoding flavodoxin family protein encodes MKVIGINGSPRKDGNTAILIQTVFEELTKEGIETELIQLSGKNIEGCKACWACHKNKNKQCVITDDFFNECFAKMLASDGIILGSPVYSAGVTSQMKALIDRASIVLAGNRGLLKHKVGASVVAARRGGAISAFDTLNNFLYSKEMFLVGSSYWNMAYGNAIGEVEQDQEGIDNMKNLGQNMAWILKKIHNS; translated from the coding sequence ATGAAAGTTATAGGCATTAACGGAAGCCCACGAAAAGATGGCAATACTGCAATCCTGATTCAAACCGTATTTGAGGAATTGACTAAAGAGGGCATTGAAACCGAACTCATTCAACTATCTGGAAAAAACATAGAAGGATGCAAAGCTTGTTGGGCTTGCCATAAAAACAAAAATAAGCAATGTGTCATTACGGATGATTTTTTTAACGAGTGTTTTGCAAAAATGCTTGCTTCAGATGGAATTATTCTAGGGTCACCGGTATATTCAGCTGGTGTGACTTCTCAAATGAAAGCCTTAATAGACAGAGCGAGTATTGTACTTGCAGGAAATCGAGGGCTTCTCAAGCATAAAGTAGGAGCCTCAGTTGTAGCTGCTCGCAGGGGCGGTGCTATAAGTGCCTTTGATACCCTGAACAATTTTCTATATAGCAAAGAAATGTTTCTTGTAGGGTCGAGTTACTGGAATATGGCTTACGGAAACGCTATTGGAGAAGTAGAACAGGATCAGGAAGGCATTGACAATATGAAAAACCTTGGCCAAAATATGGCGTGGATATTGAAAAAAATCCATAATAGTTGA